In Oncorhynchus mykiss isolate Arlee chromosome 1, USDA_OmykA_1.1, whole genome shotgun sequence, the following proteins share a genomic window:
- the LOC110529482 gene encoding homeobox protein HMX2 has protein sequence MSTTEDSGSKCSSAPISSFTIQSILGTSSEKTRSGAKESSKGLQLARKRSLSVSSEEECSGGEDSADCFCSDRGHSEPCNRHQPLNFSCLGSTTGLISVRDGIARRPHLTQPLLQDYKEEQERPCNPMSPISEERQTDGADKQSNSSKKKTRTVFSRSQVYQLESTFDMKRYLSSSERACLASSLQLTETQVKTWFQNRRNKWKRQLSAELEAANMAHASAQTLVGMPLVFRDSSLLRVPVPRSIAFPTPLYYPGSSLPGLPLYNLYNKIEY, from the exons ATGAGTACCACAGAAGACAGCGGAAGCAAGTGCTCGTCGGCCCCAATTTCCAGTTTCACTATTCAGTCGATATTGGGCACGTCGTCGGAGAAGACACGGTCGGGGGCGAAGGAGAGTTCCAAGGGACTGCAGCTGGCGAGGAAGCGCTCGCTGTCGGTGTCTTCAGAAGAGGAGTGCAGCGGTGGGGAGGACTCTGCAGACTGTTTCTGTTCGGATCGTGGTCACAGCGAGCCATGCAACCGACATCAACCACTAAATTTTTCATGTTTAG GTTCAACAACGGGACTTATTTCTGTCCGTGACGGGATTGCACGGCGACCGCACCTGACACAGCCTCTGCTGCAGGATTACAAAGAGGAACAAGAGAGACCATGCAATCCAATGTCACCTATTTccgaggagagacagacagacggtgcGGACAAGCAGAGCAACTCGTCCAAGAAGAAGACTCGTACAGTCTTCTCGCGGAGTCAGGTGTACCAGCTCGAATCCACGTTTGATATGAAGAGGTATTTGAGCAGCTCCGAGCGAGCCTGTTTAGCATCTAGTCTACAGCTAACAGAAACTCAGGTGAAGACGTGGTTTCAGAACCGCAGGAACAAATGGAAGCGACAACTGTCGGCGGAACTGGAGGCCGCGAACATGGCACACGCCTCCGCACAGACACTGGTCGGAATGCCGCTTGTTTTTAGAGATAGCTCCCTGCTCCGGGTACCAGTTCCAAGATCTATCGCTTTTCCAACGCCACTATACTACCCTGGCAGCAGCCTACCAGGGTTACCATTGTACAATCTGTATAACAAGATTGAATATTGA
- the LOC110529484 gene encoding homeobox protein HMX3, with protein sequence MPETAQETCTPVKDSPFFIKNLLNCDSKPSKPKPIFASAKAAFEGGFSLSQVGDFNFPRFELPTQRFALPAHYLERASAWWYPYTLSAASHLHRTEVAEKARARDSSPTSGTDRDSPDLVLKSDPDGKEDEDNKSGDEIVLDESDSEDTKKDSGVDDRKKNEDSDEKKACRKKKTRTVFSRSQVFQLESTFDMKRYLSSTERAGLAASLHLTETQVKIWFQNRRNKWKRQLAAELEAANLSHAAAQRIVRVPILYHENSASETGNATGNVPVSQSLLTFPHHLYYSHPIVTSVPLLRPV encoded by the exons ATGCCCGAGACGGCGCAAGAGACGTGCACTCCGGTGAAAGACTCTCCCTTCTTCATTAAGAACTTACTTAACTGTGATAGTAAACCATCCAAACCGAAGCCCATCTTCGCCTCGGCAAAGGCGGCGTTTGAAGGGGGCTTTTCCCTATCCCAGGTCGGGGACTTTAACTTCCCTCGCTTTGAGTTACCCACACAGAGGTTTGCCTTACCGGCGCACTATCTGGAGCGAGCCTCAGCATGGTGGTATCCCTACACGCTCAGCGCAGCCAGTCATCTACACAGAACGGAAG TTGCCGAGAAGGCAAGAGCAAGAGACTCTTCTCCAACCTCAGGCACGGACCGCGACTCGCCAGACCTGGTGCTCAAATCCGATCCAGACGGTAAAGAAGACGAGGACAACAAAAGTGGCGATGAAATAGTTCTAGACGAGAGTGATTCTGAGGACACAAAGAAAGACAGTGGGGTAGACGACAGGAAGAAAAACGAGGACAGTGACGAAAAGAAAGCATGTCGAAAAAAGAAAACACGCACCGTGTTCTCCCGGAGTCAGGTGTTTCAGCTTGAGTCCACCTTTGACATGAAACGCTACTTGAGCAGTACCGAGAGGGCCGGATTGGCTGCGTCATTGCACCTGACAGAGACACAGGTAAAGATTTGGTTCCAGAACAGAAGAAATAAATGGAAGAGGCAGCTTGCCGCTGAACTAGAGGCTGCCAATCTGAGCCACGCCGCTGCACAGAGGATAGTGCGAGTGCCCATCCTCTACCACGAGAACTCTGCCTCAGAGACTGGCAATGCAACCGGCAACGTTCCTGTGAGCCAGTCGCTCCTTACCTTCCCCCACCATCTCTATTACTCTCACCCAATCGTCACCTCTGTGCCACTACTCAGACCTGTTTGA